In Anabas testudineus chromosome 12, fAnaTes1.2, whole genome shotgun sequence, the genomic stretch AGAAATGGCGTCGGACGAAGCGGCTGTTACCATGGTGAATTACTACACTTCAGCCACGCCCACTGTCAGGAACCAGCCAATCTACATTCAGTACTCCACCCATCGCGAGCTCAAGACGGACAATTTGACCAATCAGGTGAGACGCTCTGgtcacttcatttatttttattgtatttattatattgtagaatacatttgaaattatgtttattttaaagtttaaaacaacagataaaaaataacCAGAAACAAATTACTTTAGAAGAAAAGCAGCTGGTGGAAACCTGTgaaatttgttatttattactgtattaatatttaattgtatGTGACACATAAGGTAACCACACTCCACCTTTGATAGAAACTGATCGACAGGTTTCCTTCTTCAGTTAATCAATAAACGATTTAGGTTGAAAGAAACTTTTCATGTTCATCattggttttttttgtttgtttgtttgtttctcagaGAGCTCAGGCAGCGCTGCAGGTCATCAACGCCACAGCGATGCATTCTGGGAATGTGGCGACAAGTGGGGAGGTGCGGGCCTTAACACCTGGTCACAGTCCGGTCCTGAGAATCATTGTAGAGAATTTATTTTACCCAGTGACTCTGGAGGTCCTGCAGCAGGTCTGTTGATCATCAACGCTGAAGTTTCTGTGCTTTGGTCTTTTTGCTGTTCTTAGGAGCTCATGTTGCTACGTTTCTGTAATTATACTTATTGTGTTAGAAGATAGAATGGAATTCATTCAGTAAATGTGGTAATAAATGTggtaataaatgtgtttgctcagagcataaagataaaatacaactttattCATCCTGAAATAATAGTTTTGTCAACAGACTCGAGTTGAAATAGAATGAAAGGTGCAGGTGTTCTGCAGGAGGAATGAACGGGAAACCCTGCAAGATGGCGCGCAGGGCTGATAAACAGTTACTGAAGGAACAggttcatttattttaactccATACATAACAGTTATGGCTCGTATGCCACCATTAATACGCCATTACGTATAatgtttatttctcatttctttaattttgtaacttattaattattactaatttaataatgtttatggagaaatggagagaagcggttcacaaactttcaagtacctttgtttatttgtacaatATAAGTAATAATCAGCTGTACAACGATGGTAAAAACAGTCGTCACATGGAAAGATGGACTTGTCGCTAAAACTTGGTTcgataaaaacagaagagagcAGAATGAAACGGGAACAGTGCGATGTAGTCGTTGTGTGAGGAACAACATGCAAATATACATAACATAAGCAAATTAAAGCTTCTtcaccaaacagcagcagccaggaaATACTAACTTTTGAAAACCACGTTTCCATAGATATTTACATGGATCAGTTTCAAGAAGCGATTTAAATGATGTGAGTGCAGGTAACTTACATCCTCTGCTCCGACTGGACAGCAGGAAACAGACTCTGCTTTAGGATCGGTTGGCTGTGTCAGAGGATATTTTCATAGAGTTTCGTCTGTAACACGTGGTTTAACGTGTCCTCACACATACTTCAGTCAGGCTGTGATCCTGGTCCGTACACAGAGGAACTAAATAAATCTCTGTCAAAGCTAAAGCTCAGGTCCAAATATCATTTCCTCGGAGAGTCTCcgtattttctttctttaaggttCTTAATTATGATGACGTGTAGTCACCTTATTGTTAAAACTATTTTCAAACGttcacaaattaattttaaataatacttCCCCCAAATGAtcaatattaaaatgcaaacattcTCCTGACAGAACAAATCTGGCCACTGTTCTACAGGTGGTTTGTTGTAAGTTGTTTGTTGAGCAGCATTAAAACAGAGTAAATGTAGtaaattcattgttttaaatccaaacaaacTCGTTTATTTCTCGTCTGTTTTCAGATCTTCAGTAAGTTCGGCTCTGTGCTGAAGATCATCACCTTCACCAGAAACAATCAGTTCCAGGCTCTGCTGCAGTTCAGTGATGCCGTGCACGCTCAACACGCCAAGGgagtgagtcacacacacacacacacacacacacacactgtacgtAAACTGTTTGGATGCAGAGAAGTtaaaaacatttcctcagtGAATGGCAGTAGAAAACCATTTACAGCTCCAGTATAGAGTCTGAGGTCCGATCAGATGGCAGCTTTGTGACTTCCTGTGTTTCAGGCTCTGGACGGTCAGAACATCTACAACGGCTGCTGCACTCTGAGGATAGACTTCTCCAAACTGAGCGCGCTCAACGTCAAATACAACAACGAGAAGAGCCGGGACTTCACCAGAGCCGACCTCCCGACCGGAGAGTTGGAGCCGGCCGCATTCGGTGGGAGGAGCTAACGACGCCgtgttggtgtctgtgtgtttaagaCGTGTTCATATGTCACTGAAGGTGGCGTCTGTGTGACTGGACAGTAACTGGGCTGGTGTGTTACAGGTGTGGCCCTCCCTCCATATGGAGCTGCAGCTTTCCCCCCACCCTTCCACCAACACACAGGTGAGTCAGACATCAAACCGTCAATGAATTAAATCACATTATTTCTTCTGTTAtgttaactttttgtttttatggcaaatataattttataatttcttctgctttaaatttcatttattttgctgatttaaatgaaacttaaaattttctttttttctgatttaaatatttttttttctaattatttgatttaaaaaagtgaattcTTCTGTTTTAAGAACACTTTGATTTAAGTCACgttttaattctgtttcttagttttaaataaagttacatGTCTTTTCTTCCTAAGCTCTGTCAATGGCGGCCGTCCCTGGCTCGTTGGTGTCCCCCACACGTGTCTCGCTACAGGTAGCGCCCCCTCCCGTCCACTCGGTGCTGTTGGTGTCTAACTTGAACCCAGAGGTCAGAGATCACACTGTCACACAATGACCAACCAATCAGAGCAGTGCACTCTAAGGTAACGCGTTAACACTGTTTGTCTGTGCAGAGCGTGTCGCCGCACTGCCTCTTCATCCTGTTTGGTAAGAACCTGTTTAAATCATCATTAGcaagaaacatttaaagaattcagttttaattttcattcaaTGTTTCTCACTGCTTCTGAGGTGAAGTGATGGTGATGGTAATCTGATTTAAACTTGAAACAACATACATTATAATGATAAATTACGAACTAAATTAGAACTTGAGTCCTGGAACTGAATATAAAACAATCGATGAACACTTCAATAAAGTATGAAAATGGGAATTCATACTGATTAGCAGGTCTTTctctttagtgtttttcttaGCATAAGTGAAACTAATATTTTTAGATTATTATCACTAATAAACCTGAATTATTTGAAGCTGtttatcgtgtgtgtgtgtatgtgctctCAGGTGTTTATGGGGACGTCCAGAGAGTAAAAATCCTCTTCAACAAAAAGGAAAACGCTCTGGTTCAGATGAGCGACGCCACCCAGGCTCAACTCGgtctgacatttattttttttcttgaactTTAACCACAAACACGAGCAGAAATACCGTGTTAGTacatagaaatgtttttacctcataaaataattaatgaagttaggggaaatgaaaatgagacgATGTCAATTttatgaacaaattaaaaaacttcTATGGCACCACACACtattacagtacacagtattacagaatattacagtacagagTATTACAGTACAGAATATCAAAGagtattacagtacacagtattacagtacagaATATCACAGagtattacagtacacagtattacagaatattacagtacagagTATTACAGTACAGAATATTACAGGACACAGTATTACAGAATATCACAGTACAGagtattacagtacacagtattacagaatattacagtacaggGTATTACAGTACAGAATATCACAGAGTATTACAGTACAGAgtattacagaatattacagtacacaatattacagaatattacagtacagagtattacacaatattacagtacacaatattacagaatattacagtacagagtattacagtacagaatattacagtacagaatATCACAGAGTATGACAGTACAGAgtattacagaatattacagtacacaatattacagaatattacagtacagagtattacagaatattacagtacacaatattacagaatattacagtacagagtattacagtacagaatattacagtacacaatattacagaatattacagtacatagtattacagaatattacagtacacaatattacagaatattacagtacagaatattacagtacacagtattacaGAATATCACAGTACAGagtattacagtacacagtattacagaatattacagtacagagtattacagtacagagtattacagaatattacagtacacaatattacagaatattacagtacatagtattacagaatattacagtacacaatattacagaatattacagtacagaatattacagtacacagtattacaGAATATCACAGTACAGagtattacagtacacagtattacagaatattacagtacagagtattacagtacagaatatcacagaatattacagtacacagtattacagaatattacagtacacagtattacagtacacagtattacagaatattacagtacagaatattacagtacacaatattacagaatattacagtacagagTATTGCAGTACACAgtattacagaatattacagtacagagtataacagaatattacagtagagtattacagtacacagtattacagaatattacagtacacggtattacagaatattacagtacggagtattacagtacacagtattacagaatattacagtacacaatattacagaatattacagtagagtattacagtacacagtattacagaatattacagtacagagtataacagaatattacagtacacagtattacagtacacagtattacagaatattacagtacacggtattacagaatattacagtacggagtattacagtacacagtattacagaacattacagtacacagtacacatcACTTTGAACTGTGTAataactacagtatttctactgTAGTATTAGTGTAGTAACTGTATTAGTGAAACCCGTTTCCCTCCACAGCGATGAGCCACCTGAACGGGCAGCGTCTCCACGGTAACGTGATCCGGGTCACCCTGTCCAAACACCCGGTGGTGCAGCTGCCTCGAGGGGGGGCGGGGCAGGAGGAGCAGGCGCTGACCCGGGATTTCTCAGGCTCCTCCCTCCACCGCTTCAAAAAACCAGGGTCCAAAAACTTCAACAACATCTTCCCTCCGTCGGCCACGCTGCACCTGTCCAACATCCCGTAAGACGCCATTCACAGAAACGTCtgcgtcttcttcttctgctgtttcccAGCGTCTCACCTGTCCTTCTGCTTCCTTTGTGTCCCAGCTCGTCGGTCAGTGAGGACGGGTTGAAGGATTTATTTGTCTCCAGCGGATTCACAGTCAAGGCCTTCAAGTTCTTCCAGTGAGTCCTGAACCTCGTTAGAGTTGAAATGTTCAAACGGGTCCTCTAAGGTCAAACTTGTGGTAGATTGGTTCTGTACCAGTTAGCAGCACGTCTGTCTCCCGGTCACGGGTTCTGTCACTTAGAATTATCACATGAGCTCTTTCAGACCAAGCTGAGCGTGGCCTCCTCAcacttccttcttcttccctcCCCCTTGTGGTCACCTGTTGTGATGATGTCACTTTCTCTGATGtcacaggaaggacaggaaGATGGCTCTGATGCAGCTGGCGTCCGTGGAGGAGGCCATCGAGGCTCTGATCGCTCTGCACGACCACCAGCTGGATCACAACCAGCACCTGCGGGTctccttctccaagtccaccATCTGACTCTCTCAGAAACTGGAAGAGGCTCAGATGGTGGACTCAGAGACTCCGAGTCCACCATCTAACCAGCCAGACGTCGGGGGCCACGTATCGTCCCACAGCGAGAACAAACGGACCAATGGGAGGGCCCCGATACCGTGCCTACAAAAGCTCTGACATCACAGTGACAGATGATGTCACAATGAGGGGTCCTCGCCATGGTTACAGAGCACATTCCTGAACAGACTGAGGACTGAGTAGCAGTGTATTGTGGGTAATGGAGTCCAACAAGGAACCAATGTGAGTTGAATTTTTTTGTCTTAATGTTAAAGTAATGTGATGACAaagttttcaaaataaaatcgGCCTTTTCCCCAAATAATGGAAAGATGATTTGTTCTGCGTCTTTAGAAAAGTTGATCCTgtaaaacttttacatttttctttacagtcatttttgaaattcattttgtatcgtttaaaaccaaaacaacattttataaatgaatccttttcttcttttttggaTTTATTCCAAACGGTCATGTTACTTTTTAATCTTCAGCGCTGCACCATCTGATtatatatgaattaattaatctTCTTCTTAGGATTTGTCTGGCTGCGATCTCAACAAACCTTCTTCGGTGCcttatttttcttaatttctctgctgtttgtttggttttttacATGCTGAGTGGAGTTTGGGTGGTGGTCGTAATAATCAAACGTTTTATTTAGTAGAATtttttcaaaaatatgttttgttaagTTGTGTTTTTGGGAGACTAAAATCATgaatgtatttatactgtaaaacCAGAACTAGCTTTGACCACCTGtcgtatctgtgtgtgtgtatttatatgggtgtatgtatatatatgtatatgtatatatatatatatatatacacatttatatatatatatgtatgggtgtgtgtgtgtgtgcgtgtttatcAACCTGAG encodes the following:
- the LOC113159785 gene encoding polypyrimidine tract-binding protein 3-like, with the protein product MSTSNLSAVDGTDRLCVSERAQCVPSRVLHLRQLPADVSEQEVLALALPFGRVHKLITLKTKNQAFLEMASDEAAVTMVNYYTSATPTVRNQPIYIQYSTHRELKTDNLTNQRAQAALQVINATAMHSGNVATSGEVRALTPGHSPVLRIIVENLFYPVTLEVLQQIFSKFGSVLKIITFTRNNQFQALLQFSDAVHAQHAKGALDGQNIYNGCCTLRIDFSKLSALNVKYNNEKSRDFTRADLPTGELEPAAFGVALPPYGAAAFPPPFHQHTALSMAAVPGSLVSPTRVSLQVAPPPVHSVLLVSNLNPESVSPHCLFILFGVYGDVQRVKILFNKKENALVQMSDATQAQLAMSHLNGQRLHGNVIRVTLSKHPVVQLPRGGAGQEEQALTRDFSGSSLHRFKKPGSKNFNNIFPPSATLHLSNIPSSVSEDGLKDLFVSSGFTVKAFKFFQKDRKMALMQLASVEEAIEALIALHDHQLDHNQHLRVSFSKSTI